In Monodelphis domestica isolate mMonDom1 chromosome 1, mMonDom1.pri, whole genome shotgun sequence, the sequence tagtaagaaaataaaatgcttgGTAAAACTTTAATTTGCCTTAAATAGAGAAGCAGCATTATGTAGTAGAAAAATCACAGAATACCTGTCTAGGACCAGCTCTGCCActaaactagctatgtgacttcaaGAAAGTCACAAACTCTCTGGGCCTTAAAAGCCTCATTCATAAAGAAAGTTGGATTAGTGATCCCCAAAGTCTCATTCAGCACTAACATTCTCTGATAAATTTTAATCAGGATTGGCTTTAATACCTACAAAGCCCACTCTTCCTTTTTCTGAGCTTTCCTTCTCCTTTAACATACACCTACACAGCATCTAACAGGAACCTGAAACACCATAATACTTGTTGCCAAAGCCAACAGTAAAAACTATGTAATCTTTTTATCACCTTCCTACTTTTGCAGGGTtatgaggaaaagaagattaaAAGTGACTCCTCACCTTTTCCCACCTGAAGGAGGAAGCAGGCAAAGTACACCAGAGGCTTTGACCAAGGGATTAAAAATCATGGGACCAGCAACTGGCATTACTCTGGCTACTAACAGTATGTTACACAAAAGGTATGCTAGGTTCAATCTAAATCATCAAACATGATACAAACAATTGTATCAACCCCTCCCCACACTTCCTTTCTTGGCCTCTTATTTATACTTGTACAATGGGAACAAATCCACGAATCCCTTTCCATGACCCCACTCAGATCAGGGGCCGATAAACagaaagcacttcacaaatacaGGAGTCCAATAAATATGGCCACTTTTTTAGGCTTAAAACTAGAGAAAGATGAAAACTGTATCccccccctccagagaaagaactgatggagtctaaatgccgATTGAAGCataaattttttcactttatttctctcgggttttttttggggggggggggcaacatgACTGataaggaaatgttttgcataatttcgCATTTTTATTATCACATTTCTTGTCTTCTTAACacgtggggaggggagaaggaagagtattctgaactcaaaaaatgtttaaatgaatgctaaaaatagataatttaaaataaaataaaaaataaagctacGGAACCAGGTTTAGCTCTGCTCTTGGAACACCGAATAAACTTTTCAAGGCTCTTCCCAAGCAAGTCAAACAATCAGGACCTCCAGTCCTCCCTCGGCCAGATGGCCGTGCCTGACCCTAGGTGACAACGGAGGAACCTCAACAGGTGGCCAGCTCCAAAGGCTAAATGCTCTCGGGGGTGAAGCATGGGGCAGTGcccggggtggggtggggtgcgCCTACCCTGGCGGTGAGGCTCCGGGGTGCGGGTGTAGCCCAGGGAGTTGGACGTGTTCCAGTTCCCGCCATGGCCCTGGGTCCGTTTCCTCCGGTGGATGTAGAAGGCGCAGAGGAGCCCAAGGCCTGCGGCGGCCCCGAGCACCAGTCCAAGCCCGGAGCGAGCGCCGCCCAGGACCCCTGGTCTAGACATGCTGCACCTGCAGGGCGAGGGCAAGGACGGGTGAGGGGCGAGCCGCCGCCCCCAACCACAGAGCCCCGGGTCACTCCCAAGGcccgcagcccggcccggcccgCCGTCTCCAAGGAGCCCACCCAGCAGCGGCCCCGACCCCGGCCCATCCTCCAGGTTCCCCCGGGAAGAACAAACACAAAGCCGGGGCCCATAGTACCCTTACCCGGCCTCAAGCCACCATAGCACCCGCCGCGGTCACCCTCTGGTCTAGATCCCAAGGGAATGAAGTTACGGAGAGGACCCTCCACCTCCCTCAACCTCCCGGACCATCCGACCCATCCACCTGAGGGTGGCAACAGCGGCGCGGAGAGATGACGCTTAGCCAGAAGTCCCGCCCCCGATATCTCAAAGGGGCGTGGCCCATGATGAAGCCCTGAggggcggaggggagagaagaaccgagagaggagggaaagagaaaaaagaattgaatgtggagagggaaagggtgtcAGGGGTTGGAGCCCTGTTTCCTCTGgctaatgacattttaaaaaatattctttttttttacattttgagttccaaattctctcctccctccagctCCTcttccacccattgagaaggcaagcaacatgCTATCGACTGTACAAGTggtcttatttctgtttattcttcccttcctcctcatccttcttctccttctctttcttcttcctcctcctcctctcttctctgttttGCTTCTGGCTAATTCTTGAGAAATCCGGCGAACTCTCCCAAATCATGACCTCAAAAGACTTGGACCCCAGTGCCAGGCCTGCTGACCAAGGACAAGTCACTCTATTTCTCTAAACCTCAGATTCTTctcctataaaatgggggtgataataccTGCGCTATTTGAATTTTAGGATTTAAACCTTTAGAGGATTAAAAACCTTTGAAAATGACAGATATAAACCTGTGACATGGAGGAGAGTAGACCctggaggtgctaggttcaaatctagctttgtatagttcccagctgtgtgaccctgggcaaatcacttaaccctaattgcctagccattccccaacttctgctttggagctgatacttagtatcaattctaaaatagaaggtaagggttttgaaataaattacatttttttttaaagaagaggaaaagaggtgGTTGGTTCTGACCTCCTTGCCTCCCAGTGACCCTGAGTTGCCTTATCCCCAGTATCCCTCAATGTTGACCCCAAACTTAGGCCTTGTGCCTGTCCCTGTCCTTCCTCAGGGCCTTTGGTGAAATGGAATTTCACAAtttataactttttatttatgagatttcatttgatcctcctatgGCAAAGACAATTTTTATATCTCTGGTGGATGCTGCTGGGCTCCTCTAGGTAGCTTGGGATTCCCTCCACCTGATCAGTCCCAGGAGAATTCACAAATCTAGAaggacagaggaagaaatcaaatggtttattgttgttaggttttatttttttgtttttgaagctTCTAGACCAGAAAAAAGGTGTTGATACAGGCTGCAGATGCCCTGCCAGGGTGAAAAGGAGAATGCCAGATTTGCCCTCATCCAACCTAGAGTTATTGATGCAGGACTATTCAAAGATGGGTTTAGACTCATGCTTCTAACAGCTGGGTGATCTTGTGTAAGGCCAGAGGTTAGCAGACACAAGCATAGGGGAGAGAGGCTTCTGAGCTTGGTCAGTCTGGGACTGATGTTTGTTCTACAATGTGAttgctccctctcctctcctctcctctcctctcctctctgtctctccctccctctctctccctgctcaGGAATAGAAATGcttctcttggggggggggggaaagctcTCAATGACCCCCACCAGCTGGATGCTGCGGACAGTAACAGGCATAGAGGTAAGTAACGCTGGGGCTGAGGCTGAAGAATAGTTGACTGACCCTGCCATCAGCTGGGAGCTGAGAAGAGAATAAAGCACCACCTGctggaagttgcagagaaggaCCTTAGGCACCACCCTGATGCAGAAGAGGTAATGCTTTCTGGAAGTCCTGTTCAATGCAGAACTGTAAGAAGATGAGGCTGTTCAGGTCTCTGGGCAAAAGTTTACTCATTGGCAACTGTCGATATTTTCCATGGGTTCTCACtgctgtatttatttttcttaacttgtaaataacatttttattctttggattttgtCCTTGCAAGGCAAACAAATGACAGCTCAGTATATGTTACTAAGGGTCCCTAATTTTCTGAGTAGGGGTAATGAGTCAAACTGAATAGATGAGAAATTCCCTGATGTGTACCAAGTCTTTGGTGTGTCATCTGAGAACTCTCTGACACAGGTATTACACTAACAAGAACTTTGCTTCAGTAAACAATACTATTATCctgtttttcaaatgaggaaactgaggcttaaagaaaaGGTTATTCAATAAGTGGCAGGGCTCAAATTGGAATCCAAGCCCTTTAGGGCTCAGGTCTAGAATCCTTTTTACAAGTCACAAAGCCTGGGCTCTACCACTTACTGGCTGATAACCCCTCTAagccacatctgtaaaatggggataaggagACCTGCCCTACCCCTCTTACTTCCCAGAGCTCTTGTGAGAAGGAAGTTAGAAGCTATAAAGTGTAAGGTGTTATTTTTATGGTGTTGAAGATGGAGCAGAAACTAAGCTGCTCCCTTTGTTGGGTCTGCCCCAGTTGGAGAAGAAATAGGGAATCTAATAAAAATCAGGGAGGGAGGAGTGTGGATTATACCTCCTTGCCTCACATGAGCAGTCTCTGAGCTTTCTGATTctccataattctttctctgctttAGGTGAGGCCGGATGGGCAGACAGAGCAGGGGAATTCATTTCCCCCCCCCGGATATTAAAGATGGTATCTGACAGCACTGGGCCTGCTGCAGCAGAAATGGAACAGAGGTGGTGTGGAGTGGCGGGTAGGGGGATGGGGGTGGAAGTGGAGGGGGGTGCAGGATGGTATTGGACAGAGTCTTCTATCTAGTTCAGGATCTGCACACCTACTCTGCCAGAAACATCAAGGCCAACTGCCTGGAGGTAAATGCTATCTGCAAACATGATGGCAGCTCCCATCTCCCTTCTTAGTTTTCTTCATGTCTCCAGAACAAAGCTACTGGCTAATAGACTTAAGGCAAGCATTCAAGTGCTACTCCAAGCCAATGGGTTATGGGAACAAAACTCCTCCCTGGGTTCCAATATGTGGAGCTTAGAACCTCATCTCATTGACCGTTtctgggagagacaatataataTTACAACCTTGGAGTTATCAGTCATGTCCCTATATTCTTTTCCTATCTACCTTTTTGTACTAATATTACTCTCAAAACACTTTCCactattttgatttgcattataTTTATTCCTGTGGATGTCATCTGGTTAGGTCCTTGAAGGTgggtattatttttatctttaaattttcaACAGCTCAGGTTTGAGCACATCATCtacctattcaataaactccagtggctccttatcacctctagaatcaaatacaaaaccctccatttgtcattttaaagtccttcataaaccTGCCCCCTCccaatctttccagttttcttaaatcatatatccttcccttcctctcctttatatatctttttttttttaaacccatatcttctgtcttagaattgattctaggtattggttccaaggcagaagagcagtaaggactaggcaaatggggttaaatgtcttgcctgaGTCACAAAGTTAGGATGTGTCTAAGagcaaatttgaaaccaggactgctcttctctagacctggctctcttatCAACTGAGTCATCTACTAGTCCCCTATATACACTTCAACCCAGTCACAAGATATACCATTTCCTGACTTTGGACATTTTTACTGGCTACCCCTCAGGCCTGAAATTCTGTTCTATCTTTGCTTCCTGGTTCCCTAACTTCCTTCAGGTCCCAggtaaaatcccaccttccacaGGAAGCTTCTCCTGATCCTTTATAATTCTAGTGCTTTGCCTTGgatgattatttccaatttatctggtatatatcttgtttgtacatgattgttttcatgttgtctccccccccAATAGATGGTGAACTCCTTGGGAGCAAggactggtttttttttaaataatttatttagactatttttcaatggttacatgattcatgatttttccctcccctcttccttcccctgtccAGGAGCTGATAAacaattctactggattatacatgcatcattgttcaaaacctatttcaatgttattcatatttgtagtggagtgatcttttttttttaacccttaccttccatcttggagtcaatactgtgtattggctccaaggcagaagagtggtaagggctaagcagtgggggttaagtaacttgccaaaggtcacacagctgggaagtgtctgaggccagatttgaacccaggacctcccatctctaggcctgactctcaatccactgagctacccagctgccccctgacgtgatcttttaacaccaaaaccccaatcatatccccatcagaccacatgatcaatcatatgtttttcttctctgtttctactcccacagttcttcctctggatgtggatagtattctttctcataagtccttcagaattgtcctgggtcattgtattgctgctagtagagaagtccattacattggattgtaccacagggtatcagtctcagtgtacaatgttctcctggttctgctcctctcactctgaatcacttcctggaggtcgttccagttcccatggaattcctccagttcatcattcctttcagcacaatagtattccatcaccaacatataacacaatttgttcagccagtctccaattgatggacaccaaAGGCTGTTTTTTATAACTGTTTTTGTCACCTCGGggctgagagacagagacaaagacagaacaagaggaaaagagagaaggggggagggggagagagacagagagaaagagagagagagacacacacacacagagacagagagacagagagaaagagaaagaaagagtgcaAGTTTTGTGTACAGCACCTACTCATAAAGTGTAAGTACATATTAAGTTTTAGAATGGAGTGATGAGAGAGGAGCCAGTTTCTTCAAaggtgaaagggaaaaaaaagtttgtagGAATATGTGATTAAACAACCAGTCAGATCTAAACAGCATTAGGTAGAGTTGGGTCATCATTGACTTTGAAAACATGTAGAAGGGCGTCGGTTCCTGCTGTGGAGATTAGTATGATAAAGAATAGGCTTATTTATAGTACattgcttataaatagttttcatTTGGCATTTGTATGCTGCCTTATATCACTAGAACAGACTCATAGCCAATCTGTTACCAAAgcttgatttcacctttgcagcatCTTTGCCCCTTCTCTCGTCTTACACTGCTACCACTTTAGTGCTGGTCCTTAACaccttaagcctcagtttctgcaaTAGTCTGATGGTGAGTGTCCCCActccattccatcttccattcagccactaaagtgattttcttatatGGCTGATCTGATCAggtctcctactcaataaacttaagtggcttcctgttgcctccagaagcaaatataaaatgctctatttGCCATtcaagtccttcataacctggcctccactggcctttccagtcttcttataactTATATTCCCCTCACCACATACCCTTTAATCTGATGCTGCTGCTTTCATGATTGTTCCTCAAGTTAAGAGACTCCATCTCCCAGTCCCAGCTGTTTTTACTCCTATCCACAGtctgctctctctcctcatcagCCTCAGGACTTCTCTGACTTCAGGTCCCAGTTAacatcctaccttctacagggaGGCTTAACtgatcccatttaatttcttccttttgttgattatctctaatGTATCCTATATACTGTTTGTTTGTAGTTCCAAacttgtgagctctttgagggcaaggattgtcttttgtctttctttgaatccctagagTTGaaccccagtgcctggcacctagtaggtgcttaataaatgtttactgactcaTAATACATCAATGGTTCTTGACTTTTTTTGTGTCGTAgaccctttggcaatctgatgtAACCTATGGGCCTCTTctagaaataatattttgtgaTGTATaaaatagagacaggaggtcatggattcaaatctggtctcagacagatCCTagtttaatccccattgcctagcccttgctgcttttctgtctttgaaGCAATACAGGgttttgattctaagtcagaaggcaagtttttgtttttttaatgtataaaacaaGACACACAGGATTGCAATAGAAAATAAAGGTGAGTGGAAACAAAGATGTAATTTCTTCTGACCCAAGTCCTTTGAACCGCTGAAATCTATTCTTAGTGTGGATCTCAAGTTAAGGGCCCCACTGTAAACAGACTAAAAAATAGTGGATGTAGCTCTCTCTTCAAATAGATTATAAACCCTAGAAGAAGAAGGGATACTTCCCTATATCCCTTATCTTCTCCTATAAAGGTGCCTTGAATATAGTAGGaactcagtaaatatttgatCAATTGATTGCTCtacccaaagaaatgaaaaaaaaatatctgaaatGGGAACTATAGCTAATAGAGATAGAAGTCTGGTAATGTCATAAGAGAGACGAATGAGTCCTGATGAGGAAAAAGTATATCTCTGCATTAACAACACAGAAAATGATTGATTATGAAACtgaattttcaatgaaaaaaataataaatcaacaaataaatctcaagtacaaaagaggaaatcttgaaaattaaaagaagaaatagatgaattGGAATAAAACCAAGattaccaataatatggaaataggtcttgatcaatggcacatgtaaaacccagtgggattgcacATCGGCtaagggagggggttgggggagggaagaggggaaggaaagaacatgaatcttgtaaccatggaaacattctaaattaacaaattaaataaaattttctcaagatAAAAAACCCCAAGATTATGTGACTGATAAAATTCAAAGCTGAATctttggaaagattttaaaaattggtaaGCCTTCAGATGacctaatttaaaaagaaaagggaggaaaataaaatgaacaaggTAAAAATCACAAGAGAGATATCTATGACTAGAAAAAGAGGTCTGCACCTGGGGTGAGAAGGGATAACCAACTTCCCCAACTCCCCTTGGTATCCATGCAGTCTCATAGATCTTAAGAACAGTTGAATCAAggagcatttatatatataaacccttgccttttgtcttagtatctatgtattggttccaagacagaaaaccgtaagggctaggcaatgggagttaagtgacttgcccagggtcacacaggaagtgtctgaggctctatttgaacccaggatctcccatctccaggctctccattcactgagccaccttgatgCCCCCAACGAGACTCTAAAAATAGTCATAGAATGAAAGTCTAGGAAAGGTGAGGGAGGGGGCTGAAGAGCGGAGTCCACGATTTTCAAGTGTTCAAAGAGAAACATTTTACAAAAGACTCGGAAGTTCGATGCCCTGATTCGGGCAAAGCTGAGCCAGCCCGGATAGGGGTGAGGTCAGGGCTGGCCGTTCCAGCAAGGAGGTCAAGGTTCCCATTGCCCGCTTTGGCCCCGAAATAGAGGTCTGTCACTCGAAAATTTTGGTAGCGATCGGCTCGCGTCACAGGACCGGCCAGCCTCTGATTGGCCAGACGGTCACCAGACGGTCTTCCTGGGATTTGTCTAGACCCGGGGCGGCACCTTCCAGAGGCTGAGTGGGACTAACGGGACTGTAGGACGCAGGGGACCCCGAGTCGAGTCTCCCGTCCGGAGGGACACCTGGGCTCTCAGCGCTGAGTTGTCGGGAGATCCGAACTTGAGACCGAGATCGCAGTAGAGCTGGGGAGGTACTTGGGGACCATGCCGTACATGCTCATTAGTACCCAGATCCGCATGGTGAGTATATCCTCCTCCCTCGCTCCGGGCGCTGGGACCTCGGGTGGGACCAGGGAGAGCCCTCCTCCCTCGCTCCGGGGCCAGCGCTGACCCGCTCCGGGatcgggggtgggggtggggtaggatgCCCTCTCGTGCTACCCAGGTTGAGCTCATGCGGGTCTTCACGCGGGTCTCCACGCCACGTTCTTACCGCCGCAGCTACAACTCCCAGGCCCGCCCCACGGGGGGCAGAAGCTCTCCCAAGCTGGAGGCCGGAGTTGGAGACGATCCAGTCagatttcctccccttccctcccccagagAGTAGCGAGGTGGCCACTTGGGTCCTTCTGACCAGGTAGACCCAGGCCGCTCAACCTGGGGCAGGACTTTTCTGGGCATCCGCCCCACCCCCTGGAGGGAAGGGTCAGAAGTCTGTAGATCTCCCCGGGCTAGACCCGCCTCCGAATTCCACATGGGGACGCACCACCCCCTCCAGTCACAGGCACAGGTAAAAGCCGGGCGATACCTGGCTACCCGCGCAAGcgctttaggaaaaaaagaaccgGGCACATGCACGGAGTTGGGGCAGAAGAGACACTGCCTTGGCTTTAAATGAGCAGTAGAGTCGCTTACTACTACTGGCAGACGCTGCATTACACACATAACACGGGCGTCCACCCTTACACACAGCGACAGCCACAGGCGGTCCCTCCCGGCCAGAGACACAGAGCCTCCggggacacacacacaaacagcgCCGGACAGTCCCAGGCAGCCACCCACACAGGCGGAACGAGAAGCGGGACACACGCCGGGCGCCGCTGCGGAAAAGCTGCTCCTCGGGAAGTTAGAGAGGGAGTGTGCCCCCAGCAGGTCGCCAGCAGCTTGCTCCGGAGCCCTCAATTCCTCCCACTAGGGGGTAGAAGTCTCCCGGAATGAAGAGGATGAAGGGGTGGCCCCTCCCCTGGGAGAGGCCCTGGCAGTGCCCTCGGTGATAGTGTTAATTACCTGGCTATGCCAGACGGGTGAGGTTGAGATGAAAGGGGCCAGGAAGGGCCTGTCACAGGCCTGTGACCCAATCTGGTCATTCCTGTCCCCCTCTTTGATCAGCCTCCTCCCTCATTTTATTGTGGCCTGACATCCCTGCAGGCATTAACTCCatccttttttttagctcttccttttttaagaaaatacaaaaaataatcatttatttccaGTGTCCCTTCTAATATCTTTCTTGTGTTTTATTGCTAtagttgcatttctttttttcccatttgaaaaactttaatttagaatatttttccatagttacatgaatcatgttctttccttcccctcccccccagcccacacaattccactgggttttgcatgtgtcattgatcaagacctatttccatattaatactatttgcactagagtgattgtttagagtccgCATCctccatcatatccccatcgacccatgtgatcaagcagttatttttcttctgtgtttctactcccacagttctttctctgaatgtgaatagcattctttctcataagtcccacagaattgtcctggatcattgcattgctgataatagagaagtccattacattcaattgtaccacagtgtttcagtctctgtgtacaatgttctcctggttctgctcctctcgctctgcatcacttcctggaggttgttccagttcacatggaaatcctccactttattattcctttgagcacaatcgtatcccatcaccaacagataccacagtttgttcagccattccccaattgaagggcatcccctcattttccagtttttttgctaccacaaagagcgcacctGCCAACTCTTCCAGCGGAGGAGTTCATTCAGCCCCCTGATCACTGGCGGGGCCAAGAGAGAcacaaaagggaggaggaaaaggggtgACTCCTTTCTGGCTTCCCTATTTCAGGAGGTGGGTCCCACCATGGTGGGAGATGAATTCTCTGACACGGAGCTGATGCAGTACTTGGGGGCCACAAAGAGGAATATGCTGGGAAACCATTTGTAAGTAAAGGGGACAACGCTGGGTCCTCCCCCTTCTCACCATCGTGTCACTCTAGAGGGGGTATCGATGGGAAGTTAGCTGCCCAGATGGCCTTCCTTTCCCTGGTCAGCTCTAGCATCTAAATAAGCTGCCCACTTCCTCTATGCTTTGCATAATATTGTGATCTACACCCCATCTAGAGAGCTTCCTTCCCAATGGTTTAGCACCAACTCTGGCCAGGGCCACAAGGAAGGGGAAGACACCCCGCTATGACAGGTTCTTTGCTCTAAATCTTGGAGAGTCAGTCGTTTTgagttgtgaccccatttgaggttttctcggcaaagatatgggggcagtttgccatttccttctccagctcatatgaaagatgaggaaactgaggcatacagggttaagtgacttgcccagggtcacacaacgagtgtctgaggccagatttgaactcataatgccgcatcttcctgagtccaagcccaGTGCAGTGATCTATCcagtgccacttagctgcccaataTTTTGGCGGTGTCAGGGAGAGAGGACTAGAGCAGATCCCAACCAATGGCTCCTCCTTTGCCCCGAGCAACCCAGCTCCCAGGAGAGGCCTTTCGTCTGCTTAGAAGCCCAAACTTGATTACAGGGAGTTGAGCATTCTTACAGACAAGAAGATGCAAACAAACCTTGGTGTTTCAGCTCTAGGCCCCGGGCTAGGGTAGGAGGACACCTGCCGTGCCTCACATGCCCCTCACTCCCCATCTCTCCACAGTTGGGAGTACTGTGTCAACGACCCACCCCGAGTAGTTCTGAACAAACTGGAGGCCCGAGGCTATCGTGTGGTGAGCATGACCGGCGTGGGCCAGACCCTCGTGTGGTGCCTGCACAAGGAGTAGCCCCGGCTAGAGGTCCCAGTGGAGAGCCGCCCCTCCTCTCGCCCTGTCAGGGGCCCCTGGCACAAGCTGCTGTCCACGGTGACGGAGGAAGGCTGGCTGCCCGGCCTGCTTTGGCCCCACCACAGCCAGTAGGACAACCTTCCTAGAGGGAGAAGGAACTTTGCCCGGGGCGGGGGTGGGGGCATCTAATCCTAGATTTCCCCAACCACGGCCCCAG encodes:
- the GCHFR gene encoding GTP cyclohydrolase 1 feedback regulatory protein: MPYMLISTQIRMEVGPTMVGDEFSDTELMQYLGATKRNMLGNHFWEYCVNDPPRVVLNKLEARGYRVVSMTGVGQTLVWCLHKE